In Salirhabdus salicampi, the sequence ACATGAGCATTTCCCGTCACGAAAAGGTGATGAAATTATTGACATGTACGAAGAGGTTATTGAGGATGGAACTGATGAGAGATATGCAAATGAACTTGAAGAGGTCTCAACCAAGTATAAAAGTGTTATGGAACATGCAACAAAACATTTAAAAGATAGTTTAGTGCTAAGAAAGCAATTAGAATCCATCTATATAAGAGCAATGGATTTTTCCATCGTAGAACAAAAGCAAGCCGAGATTGAAAAGGAAATTGAAAGTATAGCAAAGAAATAAAGTGAATAACTTGGAGGGGCATGATGAAAGGGAAACATGAGCTTCGCGACGAAAAATGGACCGTATTAGAAGAGAAAAAGTTAGGGAGGTTTCCATTCCCAATTCGAGGAAGAATACCGAACTTTAAAGGTGCGGAAGCTGCTGCCAAATATGTTATCGGCCTAATGCCGTTTAAACAGGCGCAAGTGATCAAAATTAATCCAGATGCCCCTCAACTCCCATTGCGGGAGCAAGTATTAAAGCAAGGAAAAACGCTACTTATTCCAACCCCTCGGTTAAAGGCTGGCTTTATTAAAATTGAACCTCATAATGTACCGGATGGAGAAGAAAGAAGAGCAGCAAGCCTATCCCACATGAAATCCTATGGTAGCGAAATTCCTCTAACTGACATACCGATGATTGATTTGTTTGTGGTAGGTTCAGTAGCTGTCCAAACGGATGGCCGCAGAATTGGAAAAGGAGAAGGATATGCTGACCGGGAATACGCTATTTTACGGGAGTTAG encodes:
- a CDS encoding 5-formyltetrahydrofolate cyclo-ligase: MKGKHELRDEKWTVLEEKKLGRFPFPIRGRIPNFKGAEAAAKYVIGLMPFKQAQVIKINPDAPQLPLREQVLKQGKTLLIPTPRLKAGFIKIEPHNVPDGEERRAASLSHMKSYGSEIPLTDIPMIDLFVVGSVAVQTDGRRIGKGEGYADREYAILRELGNPEIPVITTVHSVQITDEHFLFEPYDLIVDYIVTEAGVQHIKKQYPKPSGINWDIVTKEEMDDMPVLRELWELKKEQ